Part of the Pelodiscus sinensis isolate JC-2024 unplaced genomic scaffold, ASM4963464v1 ctg35, whole genome shotgun sequence genome is shown below.
ACCCTGGTCCAGTTGTTAGACTACActgctccctgtccctcagcatcactgaacagtgCTGAAGTGTGGCTGTTAGGAGAGAAAGATGCCTTGTAAAGTCCTGGGctcagcagggagaagaggtttcccactgggatgctgaaGTTCTGGGCTGCTCCGTGAGCGGTTAAACTctgatgcagcagctggcactagatgaggttgctgggctggatgctgtATGGGGCCCCAATCACCTTCACTCCACCCATAGCAGGGTTTCAGGAAGCACAGGTCTATGCCAGGAAGAACTGGGATTCAACTAgattgtagcaagagttcaaactggttaactgatgagctaacGTTTATTGGTGCCAATTACCACttaaactccccactgcccctgacgTGCCCACTTGCCTCTGGCAGCTAacgtcagtctgcagctgctgggcgttcccattggccagcagtTCTTGTGGCCACCCTGGCAGACCTCTCAAGAGCTCCCTAGCTCCAAGAGAGCCCATTTCCGCTACCAACCCTGCctgtcagcaggttaaaaaatactgtcaCTGATAAAATTGTAATTGGTTACGTGATTAGTATTATTAAccacctgcatcattctttatgAAGGTGCCACCACCGATCTGTCCCTAGGCTCGTAGGTGTCCTGCTGCATTCCTGTGTATTTTGCTATGGACAAAGCCAtgtccagggctgagtccctgctggaGAAGGGCAGAGTTCCTCAAAACTGGGATACTCTTAAAGGCAGATAAATGGGCTCCCAACATCTAATGTGATTTGCCCTCGTGCTTatatctgtttcttcaggaaaaattggagactcatttgaagactctgagggaggaaagagaaaagctgctgagaaggaaaacaacagcagaagggaaaagccaggagtatctggtaagtgcttgtggctatggaccagcagggactggcagtgggagggctgtgttaggaggcagactcctgtgtggccttggtgaggttgggcttgtttgtgtttctcctggatcatGAATTGCTGGCTGAGATCCATGTGTAGAAAGGCCTTGAGCATCCGTTTCTGTGCATGAGTTAATGTCCATCCTTTGTGGCTTTCCCAGACATCCTCCCCAGGTGAGCTGAATGTGCCCCTGTAGGACTGTCTGCTCACTTGGTGCATTTATATGTTTGCTTCTTTTCCCTCCCTGGGTATCTCTGtcaggctggtgctgagtcctgcctcctggtGCTCTGGATATGAATTCCCAGTGCCCATGAATAACAAaagatgctgcccatgacagacatgggaacatccctttcagagggacatggggcaaaggagatgctgggagagacaCATCTGCCTAGTAATCACAAAGAGGCAAACTTTAGAGTTTTCCAAGAAATTCGCCCTACTGCGCACTCAGCTCCCTGTGAAAGGGCCGTGGGCGccatccatgcccctgaccagccctttccctgttttcacacagaaatggacccaagccaagaggcagatgattgtggctgagtttcagcagctgcagcagtttcTGGAGGAACAAACGCAGCAACTCCTAGCCCAGCTGGAGAAATTAGATGAGGAAATTGGGAGGTTCCAGATTGACACTGTCAGGAACCTCTCTGTGCAGATTTCCCATATCAGCGAGAGGATTGGGGAACTGGAGGGGACATGTCAGAAGCCAggaagtgaattcctgcaggtgagactgagggacaaACATGCCAGCTCCTCACACAGCGAAGAGAGGCTCCTGAATCAGAAGTGCTCGGTCCCAGTTGTCAGATCTCAGTGTAACActttgtgcattgctgccatgtgaatgACTCTTGTGCTTTGTAGCGTTACAGGCACAGatctattagagatggcaaagccccattcactcaggggatccatgttcctggggccaaagcagggcctctcttcccaggtttgcaaaatcccttctcagaggtcccctgtgtgtgtccagtggggctgagattcttttttgtgtctttttttctaggacgtcagaagcaccctgagtaggtacgtggctctcactcccctcacagTGCACAGACCAGGGAAAAGGCTTGGAGCAGAagttagcaccacatctccctagagctctacagccagatgttagaCATGAATATCTCTGATGcatttaattctgagggtctcatcctcgcacttgagactctggaattccccattcagggcacaaTCTGACCAAGTGTTGCTTAGAGCTGTCTCCTCCTTGGGGATTGGTTGCCGCAGGactgtggggtggaacatgggcctgtcactgctgggcactgagcacattcagcccaggacagcagggatcaagagtctgtcccactggagggctgtttggagacctgtgtggaaggagctgggttgAGAGGAGCTGGTATCACAGTCTAATCCCTAGTGGacagattccttcagcccttcacatgggaacctcctgtccctcagcatctggaggccaaggagtgagttggccaTGGAGACTCTATTCCCAtttactcccccagccagtatCCCCAGGCCAGAAGTGAAGAACTGAAATGGGATCTTTgaggggaaggttgcatggccatgggatgtgttgcccctgctctcaggctgggaaaattggaggaattctaactccaggcctgttagagctgagacttactagccagaacATATCAGCAGTAAACGACATACAATCACATGGAATTGtgtctgtccaggtgtgagacggggcaattccagctgccggaagagatttcccctgaactagaagaacaagtcagaggtttctcccagaaaacgattgctctgtcggagactctgatggagttcaaaggtacctggaagggatggatgaggggaaagcagttcaagtatctgagactattgaatctggcctctgaagccaaccttcccctgcctcagttcccaacattatacaatcacatgaagaGCATATAtgaaatcagaagaaagtaggcttctatttgacacctcacatgcccccctccccccctttgtgcCACCTCTGGGGCCAACATcctcccatgggtgcagcagtgatctcgctgctcccctcaaaatccagtagcGTGACACctcccattcagagatcaaaatggctaaagttaTTGTCATGGCAATGTGTCCCACCACCACAGCtccaggttatgataagaggcagtaagtgaatgagaaaacaagtgggaggaggtgaggagggaagagtaaatcttatttacagcttgtctctcttgggacaggtgtgaggctgcagggatattggctgcattgctgggaggtgcccgagtgagagaggaaatgaaagtttcagactcttTCATACTAAATACCTGAGTGTGAGTCTGTCTGGTCTCTAATAGAATTGAAACGCAGAGTTCATCATGAGGACATTATTAtaaataggagagcctggaatctcacctctcttatcccttcccccactagacactctgccctctgcactggagagagcaagaggaaagtcccttggagctttcagacaaggtgagtttgctggtggaaattctttaaatgatgtgagaattcctgtgaaaacatcttcatgggattgtcattgaagttactaACCAAACCCAGCGACCACggtgcacacagccctaaatctcccagtgatcagtgaggagccccagggatgctgcatggggacctgtgGACATTTGGAGAAACACTGTTCGATAggtttgtgatgctaaaggggtgaagttgAAGCACAAAATGGAcagcaccttcaggctcagatttcactgctcagtcagtttcaatatggggttggtttcaaacaataaataggctgaaaggctcctttacccaaactccctcctagacccctctATCTGTCCTGTATCCCAAACCGTTACCTCAAGCATCCTCCTTCTCCCAGTGCCCATCCCGGTTCCTCCATTTCCTGCATTTATGTCATGGAGAagtgcagctctcagccactttCTATTTGGCCCCCCCATGAAAATTTGGCCCTCCTCTTCGAATGGATACGGCTCAGTGAGAGCCAATAATTGAAAGCTGATGCCAGACTATTTCAGGCTAGAGaagaggcacaaatgtttgatagggaagcggattagctgctgaaacaaatgaacaaagaactggtggattctcccatctcttgatgtcttcaaatcactgggggactttgtagaaaatatactgtgggggaaacagctttgtgcctgggtaaccGGACTAaatgtaatggcttgtgccactgagggggtcagactgcatgacTGAGGATATATTCTGATCCCATGAATCTTAAGAtgtcatcctgcaaacactcagcacaAGTGTTTAATAATAAGCACACGTATTTAATAAtaacaccaccattcagatgcttaaAGTCACTGACTCTCAGTTGTGGAATGGGTTTATAACATCTGTGAGATGAGAACAGTTTGTGCTGCAAATCTGTGAATGAAGACTAAGGattttaaatacagcagcctgcatttaacctatgtccatgttcaggcaggtgaatatgtggcttgttatcagaaacactgggtgcagaGAACTGGATCCCATTGTTGCAGACACAGTAATcttgtaactcaagccaggtacggagagaaatgaatatggatttgggatctaactccCGTACGCTGTTAATGGAATATCTAGAGTGCAACAGAGCGCTTAGCTGCCCTGGGGAATGAGCTGGGCCATTCCCAAGGTGGGGGAGTGATGCAtctttactgcaggtgagtgtgtcctggagtcttgtaccagccagagcccagtctctgctaggtggggaaaggagcctctctgggtggGTGATTCAGATCCcagctctggaagcagtaatgggaaagaccttaatgaacaagatcagcactttgTTTTTTGCTCTCCAAACACAATTTCCAGTCTTCGAAactcatgtgatctcctgggtggagagagaggaggagttgTGGGTCCCAGATCCTCTGAGCTGTGAGGAAGAGGAGGTCAGCAACACCCAGACAGATGGGCAATCagttaaactgactcagaaaccaatttctgtctccttatagcagatgtaacttgtgtgttttcatgaagtctgaCTGACTGTTCAGCttgtcttcaactccagtcagAGTGTGGTGGGCGAGGAAAGGCTGAGTTCTCTTCTCTGTGGAAGGGTTGTGAAGGAGGACAACGAACTCAGCTAATGATAATTTGACCATTATTTGAGCGTGTATCcccttttctattccttttttagAGTTTCCTTGCAGTTAATCGTGgagaataactcctgtctggatcATTCCTCTGTTCCAACAGGTGACGGGACACTGACTGAGAACCATGAaaagagtcttcagcaggaaggactggagcaagtgtctccatgtgGACTATTATTGAGACTATCTGAAGGACATGTTTTCCAGATACGTGAGCAAGGAGCGAGctgtgagagtcagcatagcccaaaaaagcagcagggaaatcatctaggagagggacagggtaacTCCAGTagcaggagcacaggggagaaaagaaacacagaaaccgttcaacaggaaatcccccatcaacagtcaccctgcacgtgtagtgactgtgaaactcttACTGAACATCAAAGGGTCCATAtgggagagaagcccttcaagtgctctgactctgggaaaagcttcagtgagcactcacactttacaaaccatccgaaaatacatacaagagacacaccccataactgctctgactgtgggaaaaatttCATTAAAAACTCACAATTTGTTATCCATAGGATGGCTCACACAGGGGAGAAGCCTTTTAATTGCTCTgcgtgtgggaaaagcttcagtcagaagtcaaaccttgttatccataggaggacccacacaggagagaaacccttcaattgctctgactgcgggaaaaacttcagtagtagctcataccttgttacccataggaggagccacacaggggagaaacctttcaattgctctgactgcgagaaaagcttcactcagatttcacaccttgttagacataggatgacccacacaggagagaaacccttctattgctctgactgtgggaaaagcttcactagaggctcacaccttgttacccataggaggatccacacaggagagaaacccttctattgctctgactgtgggaaaagcttcactagGGGCTCATACCTTCTTACCCAtaggaggatccacacaggagagaaacctttcaattgctctgactgtaggaaaagcttcagtcaccgcacaagccttttaaaccataagaggacccacacaggaaagaaacttttcagttgttctgactgtgggaaaagcttcagtcagtgctCCTGCATTACTAGTCATCAGAATACATACAAGAGTGTTGCCTTATAGAagctctgattgcagaaaaggcttcaaacGTAGGTCAGACTTTGTTAAGAGGGGAGAAAGTCATTGAGTTATTTTtactgtggggaaagcttcagtcagagctcaaatcaTCTTAGCCTTTGTAGGACCCACAGAGGGGAAAAAGTATAACctgagttccctttaagctgccCGGCCAGGTGGCTGTGGtcccagaagaccccttggggaggGCCTCCTGGGGTACTGATCTgtccactgccactcacctttctgctctctggggcttctcaccacccggtcctgctggggcagctcctcagtctcccctggccaaggccccgagctgagatttccgcccccacccctgcctctgaGCACTGGTACAGacgctgaacctcttcaggtctgaggagagagcagtttagggcccagcttcctgggatagcactccccaaatgggatcaaaccccaaagaatgggGTAAGCCCCATTTAGCAGTGAAAGGGGAATGTGCACACCGATTGCTCCCATAGGTAGtaattgtttacactgggcttgatagtaagtaaaagtggttttattaagtacaagctgtaggatgtaagtggtgataagtgagaacaggcagagcaaagcagattacaaactcaaaggtaacaaatgcatctgaggaagtgggtctttgcccacgaaagcttatgctccaacacttcagttagtctataaggtgccacaggactcctcgccgcttttgcagattcagactaacacggctacccctctgataacttACCAGAATGTTCATTGTATTTTAACCATATGCTAGCCTTTGCCACAAGCTCTGTGTGCAGTTTAAGCAATGACAGTGGTCAGTATctctcagcagtggggctggagcaaaggaagattgggggggggggggcatgacagCTGCCCTGACACTGTGACATCCACCCCCCTACCCCCCAGAGATGCCCCTGTCTTCAGGTTTCTAAACTCCCAACAAAAACCCTCCAGGCCAGGtacagctgagctgggccagctACAGCCTGGCCACTGGGCTGCTATCTCAGTGCAGACCTACCCAGAGCGATTCCTTTTGAGTTGGTGTCTCAGGGAGTCTCTCCACTttccagctccccatgtgtgagtgctgctctctgggggtgcctgggagagttgggctgggggcagggccaaccTGAGTCATTCTTGCACCCTGAGCAGCGGGCACGTGTTGCATGCAcgcctctgccccagggtggcaacctatggggggcacctgatgccGCGTCCCTTACCCCTTCAATCAGGTGCCTCCATAGGTTGGTGCCCATGcattaatctggccctggctggaggtgcaagtgccaggctaagtggggtggggatggggacaaaagtttgtatttgtttctcctttgcaaataaagcagatggttagtttctcccactcctgagctatgtctacacttgaggcttcttgcgcaagaacatcttgcgcaagggttcttgtgcaaaaagtcttgcgcaagaaaacgtccacactgccatgtgcatgctgtgcttttgtgcaagagcgcccatggcagtgtaggcACTCT
Proteins encoded:
- the LOC142824466 gene encoding uncharacterized protein LOC142824466 isoform X1 codes for the protein MAAESPVESVREEAPRPVCLEDFTAPVALQCGHNSCQAPLSPQGRDTEQQGPLRPNRQLANVMELAKPLSFQAAKRARWDGVCGEHQEALTLFCEEDQTPICVVCDRSQAHMVVPLQEAAQEYKEKLETHLKTLREEREKLLRRKTTAEGKSQEYLKWTQAKRQMIVAEFQQLQQFLEEQTQQLLAQLEKLDEEIGRFQIDTVRNLSVQISHISERIGELEGTCQKPGSEFLQDVRSTLSRCETGQFQLPEEISPELEEQVRGFSQKTIALSETLMEFKDTLPSALERARGKSLGAFRQGDGTLTENHEKSLQQEGLEQVSPCGLLLRLSEGHVFQIREQGASCESQHSPKKQQGNHLGEGQGNSSSRSTGEKRNTETVQQEIPHQQSPCTCSDCETLTEHQRVHMGEKPFKCSDSGKSFSEHSHFTNHPKIHTRDTPHNCSDCGKNFIKNSQFVIHRMAHTGEKPFNCSACGKSFSQKSNLVIHRRTHTGEKPFNCSDCGKNFSSSSYLVTHRRSHTGEKPFNCSDCEKSFTQISHLVRHRMTHTGEKPFYCSDCGKSFTRGSHLVTHRRIHTGEKPFYCSDCGKSFTRGSYLLTHRRIHTGEKPFNCSDCRKSFSHRTSLLNHKRTHTGKKLFSCSDCGKSFSQCSCITSHQNTYKSVAL
- the LOC142824466 gene encoding zinc finger protein RFP-like isoform X2 — its product is MAAESPVESVREEAPRPVCLEDFTAPVALQCGHNSCQAPLSPQGRDTEQQGPLRPNRQLANVMELAKPLSFQAAKRARWDGVCGEHQEALTLFCEEDQTPICVVCDRSQAHMVVPLQEAAQEYKEKLETHLKTLREEREKLLRRKTTAEGKSQEYLKWTQAKRQMIVAEFQQLQQFLEEQTQQLLAQLEKLDEEIGRFQIDTVRNLSVQISHISERIGELEGTCQKPGSEFLQDVRSTLSRCETGQFQLPEEISPELEEQVRGFSQKTIALSETLMEFKDTLPSALERARGKSLGAFRQEFPCS